A DNA window from Impatiens glandulifera chromosome 7, dImpGla2.1, whole genome shotgun sequence contains the following coding sequences:
- the LOC124945486 gene encoding protein disulfide isomerase-like 5-4, translating into MVSTHKLKSVDFYRKIPRDLTEASLSGAGLSIIAALSMMFLFGMELNDYLTISTSTSVIVDRSPDGESLRIDFNISFPVLSCEFASVDVSDVLGTNRLNITKTVRKYPIDINLKPIGSEFYSGPISRDVKHDDDFDEEYTEGSVQINSHNFERISLRHPILVVNFFAPWCYWSKRLKPSWEKAAKIIRERYDPEVDGRIVVGKVDCTENIVFCKRNHIQGFPSIRIFRKGSDIRDDHGLHEHESYYGDRDTESLVKAMENLIEPIQLDSQKMALGEKPSNLSDVAKMPAPLAGGCRIEGFVRVKKVPGNLVIAARSGAHSFDASQMNMSHIISHLMFGKKVSAALMDDMRQWLPYLGGNHDRLSGRAYITHTDASNANITIEHYIQVVKTEVITRRYSLEHQLVEEYEYTAHSSLVHSLDVPVAKFHFDPSPMQISITETSKSFSHFITSVCAIIGGVFTVAGILDSLLHNTIRMMKKVDLGKNF; encoded by the exons GAACTGAATGATTATTTGACTATCAGCACTTCTACATCTGTAATTGTTGACAGGAGTCCTGATGGGGAGTCTTTGCGCATTGATTTTAACATTAG TTTTCCAGTACTTTCATGTGAATTTGCCTCCGTTGACGTGAGTGATGTCCTGGGAACT AACAGGTTGAATATTACAAAAACTGTCCGTAAGTACCCtatagatataaatttaaagCCTATAGGATCCGAATTCTATTCTGGACCAATTTCAAGAGATGTTAAGCAtgatgatgattttgatgaagagtATACTGAAGGTTCTGTTCAAATAAATTCACATAACTTTGAAAGAATTTCACTGAG GCACCCTATTTTGGTTGTCAATTTCTTTGCTCCTTGGTGTTACTGGAGTAAACGCTTG AAACCTTCATGGGAGAAAGCAGCAAAAATTATACGAGAAAG GTACGACCCAGAAGTTGACGGCCGAATAGTTGTGGGGAAGGTTGATTGCActgaaaatattgtattttgcAAACG GAATCACATTCAAGGGTTTCCATCCATACGGATTTTTCGTAAAGGAAGCGATATTAG GGACGACCATGGCCTCCATGAACATGAATCATACTATGGAGATCGAGATACTGAGAGCTTGGTCAAA GCTATGGAAAACTTGATTGAGCCTATTCAATTGGACTCACAGAAGATGGCTCTAGGCGAGAAACCTAGCAATTTGTCAGATGTTGCTAAAATGCCTGCACCATTGGCTGGAGGATGTAGAATTGAAGGTTTCGTTCGTGTAAAGAAG GTTCCAGGGAACCTTGTAATTGCAGCTCGTTCAGGAGCACACTCCTTCGATGCTTCTCAGATGAACATGTCTCACATTATATCGCATCTAATGTTTGGCAAAAAGGTCTCTGCTGCATTAATGGATGACATGAGACAGTGGTTGCCTTACTTGGGTGGAAACCATGACAGATTGAGTGGTAGAGCGTATATCACTCACACGGATGCTTCAAATGCAAACATCACT attgaGCATTATATTCAAGTAGTGAAAACAGAGGTTATAACACGCAGATACTCCCTTGAACATCAATTAGTCGAAGAATACGAGTACACAGCTCACAGTAGTTTAGTACACAGTCTTGATGTCCCTGTTGCAAAATTCCATTTTGATCCTTCTCCAATGCAG aTCTCAATAACAGAAACTTCAAAATCCTTTTCACATTTCATAACAAGTGTATGTGCAATCATAGGCGGCGTTTTCACG GTAGCTGGGATATTGGATTCCCTTCTTCACAACACCATAAGGATGATGAAAAAAGTTGATCTTGGGAAAAACTTTTGA
- the LOC124946267 gene encoding COBRA-like protein 10, with the protein MRFPGMKIPWKSTVSAIPYVLPLFIISISVLSCVAVAKAQDADNSTQAAATPPEASTCNGIYVVYTFTSREKEYPMVKNASAQAWAFKSQLYVLNSGADDLKSWMVHVGFQYNEMLVAIDGANSMDMDLPGRVGKNGTVLFGYPQQDLLTAIETASDYNQMQATVDIRGTQFGLMKGTPMPKTIKLVNEGYKCPAPVQHRTSMNICCKKDPKFKSKPIKSKFSPRRHGDLSLTYDVIKVFEGNYEAQVTIENLHPLGRLDHWNLTWEWMRGEFISSMRGSYTRVKDSSECIFGPQGIYYHDLDFAQIMNCQRNPVISDLPKQMADDDKLGKLPFCCRNGTILPPTMNVTQSKSVFQLTVFKMPPDMNRKTINPPQKWKITGVLNPDYKCSPPIRVDPTQFPDTTTQAISTAVATWQVTCNITRPKKKQSKCCVSFSSYYSESVIPCNTCACGCNNQPRTCDANANALELPPDALLVPFDNRTLKAKAWASLKHHSLPKILPCPDNCGVSINWHVDTDYSTGWTARMTLFNWRQDPFQDWFAAIEMDKAFVGYENVYSFNGTRLSKPKNTIFFQGREGLTYLMGETNGSRPDSPRVPGKQQSVISFLKKNNYGIKVSHGDGFPTRVFFNGEECALPKEFPKRNGSLRKLTGFNFVLSMLSVGIMTMFFVL; encoded by the exons ATGAGATTTCCGGGTATGAAAATACCATGGAAATCTACGGTCTCCGCTATCCCCTACGTCCTACCTCTCTTCATCATTTCTATCAGCGTCCTATCATGTGTGGCTGTGGCTAAGGCCCAGGACGCTGACAACTCCACACAGGCGGCGGCTACGCCACCCGAGGCATCAACATGCAACGGAATTTACGTGGTATATACGTTCACCTCGAGGGAAAAAGAATACCCGATGGTAAAAAATGCATCGGCACAAGCATGGGCATTTAAGTCTCAACTCTACGTGTTGAATTCAGGAGCCGACGATTTAAAATCGTGGATGGTTCATGTAGGATTTCAATATAACGAAATGTTGGTGGCTATTGATGGGGCTAATTCGATGGATATGGATTTACCGGGTCGGGTAGGTAAGAATGGAACGGTGTTGTTTGGATACCCGCAACAAGATTTATTGACGGCTATTGAAACCGCATCGGATTATAATCAAATGCAAGCTACGGTTGATATTAGAGGAACACAATTTGGATTGATGAAAGGAACTCCAATGCCTAAGACTATTAAGCTTGTTAATGAAGGATATAAATGTCCTGCCCCGGTTCAACATA GAACATCAATGAACATATGTTGCAAAAAGGATCCAAAATTCAAATCAAAgccaataaaatcaaaattctcTCCCCGTAGACACGGCGATCTCTCATTAACCTACGACGTAATTAAGGTTTTCGAAGGTAACTATGAAGCTCAAGTAACCATCGAGAATCTTCACCCCCTCGGTCGTCTCGATCATTGGAACTTAACATGGGAATGGATGCGCGGCGAATTCATCTCCTCCATGCGCGGTTCATACACTCGCGTCAAAGATTCTTCCGAATGCATCTTCGGCCCACAAGGAATTTATTATCACGATCTAGATTTCGCTCAAATCATGAATTGTCAACGTAATCCTGTCATTTCCGATCTCCCCAAACAAATGGCTGACGACGATAAACTCGGAAAGTTACCGTTCTGTTGTCGTAACGGCACCATATTGCCTCCCACTATGAACGTAACACAATCCAAGTCGGTTTTTCAGCTCACGGTTTTCAAAATGCCGCCTGATATGAACCGGAAGACGATCAATCCTCCTCAGAAATGGAAAATAACAGGTGTTTTAAATCCGGATTATAAATGCAGCCCACCTATACGGGTTGACCCGACTCAGTTTCCGGATACCACCACTCAAGCGATTTCAACCGCGGTCGCGACATGGCAGGTAACATGCAACATTACACGTCCGAAGAAGAAACAATCGAAGTGTTGTGTTTCATTCTCGTCTTACTATTCGGAATCGGTAATCCCATGCAACACGTGTGCATGCGGTTGCAATAACCAGCCACGTACATGCGACGCGAATGCAAACGCGCTCGAGCTTCCGCCTGACGCTCTTCTTGTTCCTTTCGATAACAGAACACTAAAAGCGAAGGCATGGGCGTCGTTAAAACATCATAGTTTGCCTAAGATTCTCCCTTGCCCTGATAACTGTGGTGTCAGCATTAACTGGCATGTTGATACGGATTACAGCACTGGATGGACGGCTCGTATGACCTTGTTCAATTGGAGACAAGATCCGTTTCAGGATTGGTTTGCTGCTATTGAAATGGATAAGGCTTTTGTTGGTTAtgagaatgtttattcattcaATGGTACTAGATTGTCTAAACCGAAGAATACTATTTTCTTTCAAGGACGTGAAGGGTTGACTTATTTAATGGGTGAAACTAATGGGTCCCGACCCGATAGCCCTAGAGTGCCGGGGAAACAGCAATCTGTGATATCGTTTTTGAAGAAGAATAATTATGGGATTAAGGTTTCTCATGGAGATGGATTTCCGACTAGGGTTTTCTTTAATGGGGAAGAATGTGCTCTTCCTAAGGAGTTTCCTAAGAGAAACGGTTCATTGAGGAAGTTGACTGGTTTTAACTTTGTTCTTTCTATGTTGAGTGTTGGGATTATGACAATGTTCTTCGTGCTTTAA